A single Candidatus Thalassolituus haligoni DNA region contains:
- a CDS encoding symmetrical bis(5'-nucleosyl)-tetraphosphatase has translation MTTYAIGDIQGCYEPLQRLLELIHFDPQHDQLWLAGDLVNRGPQSLEVLRWASSLGDSVVAVLGNHDLHLLARYYGSSRKSKSDTLDSVLNAPDCDELMHWLRYCPLVHLSDDQQWCMSHAGIPPIWSATQARALAAEVEQILQGDQSQDLLRELYGNAPDIWDEQLTGPERWRTIVNYLTRMRFIDTHCRLDFSAKEGLDSAPKGFMPWFEASNTQTRLIFGHWAALNGNIHHNHIEALDTGCVWGGQLTAMSLNNRQRYAVPASA, from the coding sequence GTGACCACTTACGCCATTGGTGATATTCAGGGCTGTTATGAACCGCTACAACGGCTGTTGGAACTGATACATTTTGATCCACAGCATGATCAGCTCTGGCTCGCGGGAGACTTGGTTAACCGGGGCCCGCAAAGTCTGGAGGTATTACGCTGGGCCAGCTCGCTGGGAGACAGCGTTGTCGCCGTATTAGGTAACCACGACCTGCACCTGCTGGCGCGTTACTACGGCAGTAGTCGCAAGAGCAAAAGCGACACCCTCGACAGCGTCCTGAACGCACCGGATTGCGATGAACTGATGCACTGGTTACGCTATTGCCCATTAGTGCACCTGAGTGATGACCAGCAATGGTGTATGAGCCATGCCGGTATTCCACCCATCTGGTCGGCAACACAGGCCAGAGCACTGGCAGCAGAAGTCGAGCAGATCTTGCAGGGAGACCAGAGTCAAGACCTGCTGCGCGAGCTATACGGCAATGCACCGGACATCTGGGATGAACAATTAACAGGGCCTGAGCGCTGGCGCACGATTGTCAACTATTTGACACGCATGCGCTTTATCGATACTCATTGCCGCCTTGATTTTAGCGCCAAGGAAGGTCTCGACAGTGCACCGAAAGGATTTATGCCCTGGTTTGAGGCAAGCAACACTCAAACACGCCTGATTTTTGGTCACTGGGCAGCACTGAACGGCAATATTCACCACAATCATATCGAAGCCCTCGACACTGGCTGTGTCTGGGGCGGACAGCTAACAGCCATGAGCCTGAACAACAGACAGCGCTATGCCGTACCAGCTTCGGCCTGA
- the pdxA gene encoding 4-hydroxythreonine-4-phosphate dehydrogenase PdxA, producing MTLRLAITAGEPGGIGPDLCIQLAQQGSEHQLVVIADPQLLAERARQLRLPLTLVDFNPASATVPTPTGTLYVQPVALQQPAVAGELNPANARYVLDTLTIAAQGCNEGHWDAIVTAPVHKGVINDAGMPFSGHTEYFRDFAGVEEVVMMLATTDLRVALVTTHLPLRDVADAITPERLSRVIRILDHDLKMFFGCPQPRILVAGLNPHAGENGHLGHEEQDIIEPTLAQLRQEGIHLIGPLPADTLYTPKHLAGADATLAMYHDQGLPVLKFHGFGRAANITLGLPFIRTSVDHGTALDLAATGKADSGSLHTAIAVAAHMADSRHTAGVKTA from the coding sequence ATGACCCTGCGTCTGGCAATAACAGCCGGAGAACCCGGCGGTATTGGCCCCGACCTTTGTATTCAGCTGGCTCAGCAGGGAAGTGAACACCAACTGGTGGTGATCGCAGACCCACAGCTGCTGGCTGAACGGGCCAGACAACTCCGCTTGCCGCTGACCCTGGTGGATTTTAACCCGGCCAGCGCCACAGTTCCGACCCCAACGGGTACGCTGTATGTTCAGCCGGTCGCCTTGCAACAACCCGCCGTTGCCGGTGAACTCAACCCGGCCAATGCCCGTTATGTACTGGATACCCTGACCATCGCAGCTCAGGGATGCAACGAGGGTCACTGGGATGCGATTGTCACCGCCCCGGTGCACAAAGGTGTGATCAATGATGCCGGTATGCCATTCAGTGGCCATACCGAATACTTCCGTGATTTTGCCGGTGTGGAAGAAGTTGTGATGATGTTGGCCACCACCGATCTGCGGGTGGCTCTGGTCACCACCCACTTGCCGCTACGGGACGTCGCCGATGCTATCACCCCCGAGCGCCTGAGCCGGGTTATCCGTATTCTGGATCATGACCTGAAAATGTTTTTTGGCTGCCCGCAGCCACGTATTCTGGTGGCTGGCCTCAATCCTCACGCCGGAGAAAATGGCCATCTGGGCCACGAGGAACAGGACATTATCGAACCCACGCTGGCACAGCTGCGCCAGGAAGGCATCCATCTGATCGGGCCACTGCCCGCCGATACCCTGTATACACCCAAACATCTCGCTGGCGCTGACGCCACCCTCGCCATGTATCACGATCAAGGCCTGCCAGTGCTGAAATTTCATGGTTTCGGGCGCGCCGCCAACATCACACTGGGGCTGCCCTTTATTCGTACTTCTGTCGACCATGGTACCGCCCTCGACCTTGCCGCCACCGGCAAGGCCGACAGTGGTAGCCTGCACACGGCCATTGCCGTCGCAGCACACATGGCCGACAGCCGCCACACCGCCGGAGTCAAAACCGCATGA
- a CDS encoding aminoglycoside phosphotransferase family protein, protein MDPRLDHLVDWASSTIRREANLDVNTSLETVSGDASFRRYFRLRGLGKSWILVDAPPDKEDNPRFIRIAEQWRHQQVAVPQVLAADIDQGFMLLEDFGDHLLWAALHDPAATDKQILALYRQAIEQLVQLQGVSCRQLPAYDEACLQREMELFRDWLCGQQLQLALTAAEHCMLDRVFDLLARQALAQPIVTVHRDYHSRNLMLKPDGGLGIIDFQDALAGPSTYDLVSLVRDCYVRWPQALVDELVAYYWELARPFGYYLGDWEHCVRDVDWMGLQRHLKAAGIFARLNLRDHKPTYLADIPNTCQYLVDIARRYDELSDFSLWLNQRLMPALVQLSR, encoded by the coding sequence ATGGATCCGCGCCTTGATCACCTGGTTGACTGGGCGTCCAGTACCATTCGCCGCGAGGCGAACCTGGATGTTAATACTAGCCTGGAAACGGTGTCTGGTGATGCCAGTTTCCGCCGTTACTTCCGCCTGAGAGGCCTGGGCAAGAGCTGGATTCTTGTCGACGCCCCGCCAGACAAGGAAGATAACCCGCGTTTTATTCGTATTGCCGAGCAATGGCGTCACCAGCAGGTGGCGGTTCCCCAAGTACTGGCCGCAGATATCGACCAGGGTTTTATGTTACTCGAAGACTTTGGTGACCATCTGCTATGGGCGGCTTTGCACGATCCGGCTGCAACCGACAAGCAAATACTGGCGCTGTATCGGCAGGCGATTGAGCAACTGGTGCAGCTACAGGGTGTCAGCTGCCGTCAGCTGCCTGCTTATGATGAAGCGTGTCTGCAACGAGAAATGGAGCTGTTTCGTGACTGGTTGTGCGGCCAACAGCTGCAACTGGCACTGACAGCCGCCGAACACTGCATGCTGGATCGGGTGTTTGATCTGCTTGCTCGCCAGGCATTAGCGCAACCAATAGTAACGGTGCACCGGGATTATCACTCCCGCAACCTGATGCTGAAACCGGATGGCGGGTTGGGCATTATTGATTTTCAGGATGCCCTGGCTGGCCCTTCCACTTACGATCTGGTGTCGCTGGTTCGAGATTGCTACGTGCGCTGGCCGCAGGCGCTGGTGGATGAACTGGTGGCCTATTATTGGGAGTTGGCCCGACCGTTTGGTTATTATCTCGGTGATTGGGAACACTGCGTGCGGGACGTTGACTGGATGGGTCTGCAGCGACACCTCAAGGCCGCCGGTATTTTTGCCCGCCTCAATTTGCGCGACCATAAACCGACCTATCTGGCCGATATTCCCAATACCTGCCAGTACCTGGTGGATATTGCCAGACGTTACGACGAACTGAGTGACTTCAGTCTCTGGCTCAACCAGCGGCTGATGCCCGCACTGGTGCAGTTATCCCGATGA
- the apaG gene encoding Co2+/Mg2+ efflux protein ApaG, with translation MGLSECIRVTVLPEYLEEQSDPEDERFVFSYQVCISNQGDQGATLKTRHWFITNGNGDIQEVKGEGVVGEQPNIAPQQQFDYTSGAVLSTPVGSMRGYYVMEADDGTLFHATIPVFTLATTYALN, from the coding sequence ATGGGACTGAGTGAATGCATCCGGGTGACCGTGCTGCCAGAGTATCTGGAAGAACAATCTGACCCGGAAGATGAACGTTTTGTATTTTCCTACCAGGTTTGCATCAGCAACCAGGGGGATCAGGGTGCCACGTTAAAAACCCGCCACTGGTTTATTACCAATGGCAATGGCGATATACAGGAAGTCAAAGGTGAAGGCGTAGTCGGAGAACAGCCCAATATTGCCCCGCAACAGCAGTTCGATTATACCTCTGGGGCCGTACTGAGCACCCCGGTTGGCAGTATGCGTGGTTACTATGTGATGGAAGCGGATGATGGCACCCTGTTTCACGCCACCATCCCGGTATTCACCCTGGCAACCACCTACGCCTTGAATTAG
- the rsmA gene encoding 16S rRNA (adenine(1518)-N(6)/adenine(1519)-N(6))-dimethyltransferase RsmA — MSRHPKPNLHGHKARKRFGQNFLHDPYVISNIINAIYPKDDDCLVEIGPGMGAITEPLLEATGKLNVVELDRDLIPILRTKFFNYPGLQIHEGDALKFDFSQLAEPGKRLRIIGNLPYNISTPLIFHLLSHHALVQDMHFMLQKEVVERLAAVPGNSDYGRLSIMTQYYCKVELLFIVGPGSFNPPPKVESAIVRMTPYETLPIVAKDTKMLQTVVREAFSMRRKTIRNTLKKLISAEQLEALGIDTQLRPEVLTLEDYVRIADAVLQLSEQAEKENGTE, encoded by the coding sequence ATGAGTCGCCACCCCAAACCCAATCTGCACGGCCACAAGGCCCGCAAGCGCTTTGGGCAGAACTTTCTCCATGACCCCTATGTGATCAGCAACATCATCAACGCCATTTACCCCAAGGATGATGATTGTCTGGTAGAAATTGGCCCAGGCATGGGCGCCATTACCGAGCCGCTGCTGGAAGCCACTGGCAAGTTAAACGTGGTTGAGCTGGATCGTGATCTGATTCCCATCTTGCGCACCAAGTTCTTTAATTATCCCGGCCTGCAAATTCACGAAGGGGATGCCCTCAAGTTCGATTTCAGTCAGCTGGCTGAACCCGGCAAACGTCTGCGTATTATTGGCAATTTGCCCTACAATATTTCCACACCACTGATTTTTCATTTGCTGAGCCACCATGCACTGGTGCAAGACATGCATTTCATGTTGCAAAAAGAAGTGGTCGAACGCCTGGCAGCGGTACCGGGTAACTCCGACTATGGCCGCTTGAGCATCATGACACAGTATTATTGCAAGGTAGAGCTGCTGTTTATTGTCGGGCCAGGATCGTTTAATCCGCCGCCCAAAGTAGAGTCTGCCATTGTCAGAATGACGCCTTACGAAACACTGCCGATCGTCGCTAAAGATACAAAAATGCTACAAACCGTCGTACGTGAAGCCTTCAGTATGCGTCGTAAAACCATACGAAACACTTTAAAAAAGCTCATCAGCGCCGAACAACTGGAAGCATTGGGCATTGATACACAGCTGCGCCCGGAAGTACTGACACTGGAAGACTATGTCCGTATTGCCGATGCCGTATTACAGCTGTCTGAGCAAGCGGAGAAAGAAAATGGGACTGAGTGA
- a CDS encoding peptidylprolyl isomerase, translated as MTINKLIFLFFLTLSSTLSHAEPVLIDQVVAIVDDDAIMASQLQQRVQNVRSQNRGANLPDDSVLKKQVLDRLIEESIQLQLAKRIGIRISDAQLNDSLQRIAAQNKMNLEQFRAAMEAEGIPFATAREQIETEMITSRLQRIRVGETIQITDQDVDYFLASEIGKMASAAEYRLGHILVSVPADASASDLQKAELKARALVARIRAGANFTDVAIGESDGRNALKGGDLGWRKEGQLPGIFAAVVPTLAAGEVSDPIRSSSGYHLVAVLEKRGGNSQLITQYQVRHILVSPNELRSKDESETLINQLYQRLLQGADFAVLAKEFSDDPGSGSAGGDLGWVSPGAMVPEFDATMQQAQIGNISAPFETQFGWHILQVQAQRQSDIGKEMQRNQIRQLLYSRRFEEELPLWLRKIRTEAYVDIKEPA; from the coding sequence ATGACTATTAACAAGCTGATTTTCCTGTTTTTCCTCACCCTCAGCAGCACGCTGAGCCACGCCGAGCCGGTACTGATTGACCAAGTCGTTGCAATCGTTGATGACGACGCGATCATGGCCTCACAGTTGCAGCAGCGGGTGCAGAATGTCCGCAGCCAGAACCGTGGAGCCAACCTGCCTGATGACTCGGTACTGAAAAAACAGGTACTGGATCGTCTGATTGAGGAAAGTATTCAACTGCAGCTGGCCAAGCGCATTGGTATTCGTATCAGCGATGCCCAGCTGAACGACTCCCTGCAACGTATTGCCGCCCAGAACAAGATGAATCTGGAGCAGTTCCGCGCTGCGATGGAAGCCGAAGGCATTCCCTTTGCTACTGCCAGGGAACAGATTGAAACCGAGATGATCACCAGCCGGCTGCAGCGTATCCGGGTCGGAGAAACCATTCAGATCACCGATCAGGATGTCGATTATTTTCTCGCCTCCGAAATCGGCAAAATGGCCTCTGCCGCCGAATACCGCCTTGGCCATATTCTGGTGTCTGTTCCTGCCGATGCCAGCGCCAGCGACTTGCAAAAAGCCGAATTGAAGGCCCGCGCCCTGGTTGCCCGTATTCGCGCTGGTGCCAACTTCACTGACGTTGCCATTGGCGAATCAGATGGTCGTAACGCGCTCAAGGGCGGCGACCTGGGCTGGCGCAAAGAAGGTCAGCTACCGGGGATTTTTGCTGCGGTTGTACCGACACTGGCAGCCGGTGAAGTCTCTGACCCTATCCGCAGTTCCAGTGGCTACCACCTGGTTGCCGTGCTGGAAAAGCGTGGCGGCAACAGCCAATTAATCACCCAGTACCAGGTGCGCCATATTCTTGTCAGTCCGAATGAATTACGCAGCAAAGACGAAAGTGAAACACTGATCAATCAACTGTATCAACGGCTGTTACAAGGAGCAGACTTCGCCGTACTGGCGAAAGAATTCAGCGACGACCCTGGCAGTGGCTCCGCCGGTGGCGACCTTGGCTGGGTCAGTCCCGGTGCCATGGTGCCAGAGTTTGATGCCACCATGCAGCAGGCACAAATCGGCAATATCAGTGCACCATTTGAAACCCAGTTCGGTTGGCACATATTGCAGGTGCAAGCCCAACGCCAAAGTGATATCGGTAAGGAAATGCAACGCAACCAGATCCGTCAATTGCTGTACTCGCGTCGCTTTGAAGAAGAGCTGCCGTTGTGGCTGCGCAAAATCCGCACCGAAGCCTATGTTGACATCAAGGAGCCTGCATGA
- a CDS encoding LPS-assembly protein LptD has protein sequence MPIRMPLTPSRLPARYACRLLLIAFCTASTSALAQAETPLLNWYPRALLSDAELAGLPSFCSGRYLPNQLLPLSDGRLEAESEQAFVDRNGNAEFTGSVSMRREDYVLKSDSARWDASLRQAEFDSDVSFFNDEVTVHSDHARFQEQQSAANSRSELVLESARYALPARHMRGTATSMTTRSEGTIELNEATVTWCEPGQDDWRIAASHIYLDQQQGIGSAWNTRLEVMDVPVFYIPYYRFPIDDRRTTGFLDPSFSLGGNAGLEELKLPFYLNLASNLDATIAPHYFNQRGWLWESQLRHKTRWLGDGELNYAYLNQDATDERERWLINYQQSGTLGPHWQHRWVYNHVSDNDYLADLNSSTAIDRTTHLPRLGQLRYQNDAWRFELLAEGFQTIDDTIDLADRPYKRLPQATLDYQQRYDRWRVSSRLQGSRFEREDSATINGSEQTLTGFASLDGRRLVSDNAIAWRFEQPYSYIQPEASYRYRYYRLSSPDSFDYNTVVNYGVPRYSLDSGLFFERPLHWFDTIQIQTLEPRLFWVKSPYQSGQDAIPAFDTKVTSVSYDSLFQGDRFIGADRLADLEQVSLGVTSRIIDQRGDEWLRFSLGRVYFGDRRKVQLDSDEVNDSHATSSTLAEVEWRPGRHWRLNQTLEWDVYGDYARQRRLGVGYAPLSNRMLNLSVNKVQSENSDSGTIETDLYQADINAFWALSDRWALTGRVLKDMKNYPEGERRPTSSVLESLAGFEYQNCCWRLQVLYKESSPTADDSASYSTEKSQSLMFSIQLKGLSTLGGGTDATVRNSIKGYSRRQYHDY, from the coding sequence ATGCCCATTCGCATGCCGCTGACGCCATCGCGCCTGCCTGCTCGTTACGCCTGCAGGCTGCTACTGATCGCCTTCTGCACGGCGAGCACCAGCGCCCTGGCTCAGGCTGAAACACCGCTGCTGAATTGGTATCCACGGGCGCTACTGAGTGATGCTGAGCTTGCCGGGCTGCCGTCATTCTGCTCCGGTCGCTACCTGCCCAACCAGCTGCTACCGCTCTCTGATGGCCGTCTCGAAGCCGAATCCGAGCAGGCGTTCGTAGATCGTAATGGCAACGCCGAGTTCACCGGTTCCGTCAGCATGCGACGAGAAGACTACGTATTAAAAAGCGATTCTGCGCGCTGGGATGCCAGCCTGCGTCAGGCAGAGTTTGATAGCGACGTCAGTTTTTTTAATGACGAAGTGACCGTCCACAGTGACCATGCTCGCTTTCAAGAACAGCAGAGCGCCGCCAACAGTCGTAGTGAACTGGTACTGGAAAGTGCCCGCTATGCGCTACCCGCACGCCATATGCGCGGTACTGCAACCAGTATGACAACCCGTTCGGAAGGCACCATCGAACTGAATGAAGCCACCGTCACCTGGTGTGAACCGGGCCAGGACGATTGGCGTATCGCAGCCAGCCATATTTATCTCGATCAACAGCAGGGCATTGGCAGTGCCTGGAACACCCGTCTGGAAGTGATGGATGTCCCTGTTTTCTACATCCCCTATTATCGTTTCCCGATTGATGATCGTCGTACCACGGGTTTCCTCGATCCCAGCTTCTCGCTGGGCGGTAACGCCGGTCTGGAAGAACTGAAGTTGCCGTTCTACCTGAATCTGGCCAGCAATCTGGACGCGACTATCGCGCCGCACTACTTCAACCAGCGCGGCTGGTTGTGGGAAAGCCAGTTGCGCCACAAAACCCGTTGGCTTGGCGACGGTGAGCTGAACTATGCCTACCTTAATCAGGACGCCACCGACGAGCGTGAACGCTGGCTGATCAACTACCAGCAGTCCGGCACTCTGGGGCCGCACTGGCAACATCGCTGGGTCTACAACCACGTCAGCGACAACGACTATCTCGCCGATCTGAACTCATCCACCGCGATCGACCGTACTACCCACTTACCGCGTTTGGGCCAGCTGCGTTACCAGAACGATGCCTGGCGGTTTGAGTTGCTGGCCGAGGGTTTTCAGACCATCGACGATACCATTGACCTGGCTGACCGGCCTTACAAACGCTTGCCTCAGGCCACCCTCGACTATCAGCAACGATACGATCGCTGGCGGGTAAGCAGCCGTTTGCAAGGCAGTCGTTTCGAACGGGAAGACAGCGCTACCATCAACGGCAGTGAGCAGACTCTGACCGGCTTTGCTTCTCTCGATGGCCGTCGGCTGGTCAGCGACAACGCCATCGCCTGGCGTTTCGAACAGCCGTACAGTTATATCCAGCCGGAAGCCAGTTACCGCTATCGCTATTATCGTCTGAGCAGTCCAGACAGCTTCGATTACAACACCGTGGTCAATTACGGCGTCCCCCGTTACAGTCTCGATTCAGGGCTGTTTTTTGAACGACCGTTACACTGGTTTGATACTATCCAGATCCAAACGCTGGAACCGCGCCTGTTCTGGGTCAAAAGCCCTTACCAGTCGGGCCAGGATGCAATTCCCGCCTTTGATACCAAGGTCACCAGTGTCAGCTACGACAGCCTGTTTCAGGGTGATCGTTTTATCGGTGCCGATCGTCTCGCCGATCTCGAACAGGTCAGCCTTGGCGTCACCAGCCGGATTATCGATCAGCGCGGGGATGAATGGCTGCGTTTTAGCCTCGGCCGGGTCTATTTCGGCGATCGTCGCAAGGTTCAGCTCGACAGCGACGAAGTCAATGACAGCCACGCCACCTCCAGTACACTGGCCGAAGTGGAATGGCGTCCGGGCAGACACTGGCGTTTGAACCAGACACTGGAGTGGGATGTGTATGGCGACTATGCTCGCCAGCGCCGTCTGGGAGTCGGCTATGCGCCGCTCAGCAACCGCATGCTGAACCTTTCTGTTAACAAGGTTCAAAGCGAGAATTCCGATAGTGGTACGATCGAGACTGACCTGTATCAGGCCGATATCAACGCCTTCTGGGCGCTCAGTGATCGCTGGGCCCTGACCGGACGCGTACTCAAGGATATGAAGAACTACCCGGAAGGCGAGCGTCGCCCCACCAGCTCCGTACTGGAATCGCTGGCCGGATTTGAATACCAGAATTGTTGCTGGCGCTTGCAAGTGCTGTACAAGGAGTCTTCTCCGACAGCCGATGACAGCGCCAGCTACAGCACCGAAAAGAGCCAGAGCCTGATGTTCAGTATTCAGCTCAAAGGTCTCAGCACGCTGGGTGGCGGCACCGACGCCACCGTTCGCAACAGCATCAAAGGTTACTCCAGACGGCAATACCATGACTATTAA
- the glpE gene encoding thiosulfate sulfurtransferase GlpE, giving the protein MSGFTQINAADAKAMIANGDVQIADIRDAMSYQSGHMNAAQRVDNQNLNDFIAATSKQKPLIVCCYHGNSSQGAAQFFAEQGYESVYSLKGGYEMWKVTCPELCQHG; this is encoded by the coding sequence ATGAGCGGTTTTACCCAGATAAATGCAGCCGATGCCAAAGCCATGATCGCCAACGGTGATGTTCAGATCGCCGATATCCGTGATGCCATGAGCTACCAGTCTGGCCATATGAATGCGGCACAACGTGTCGACAACCAGAACCTGAATGACTTTATCGCAGCGACCAGCAAGCAAAAACCCCTGATCGTCTGTTGCTATCATGGCAATTCCAGCCAGGGTGCGGCCCAGTTCTTTGCCGAGCAGGGTTACGAGTCGGTGTACAGCCTGAAAGGGGGTTACGAGATGTGGAAAGTGACCTGCCCAGAATTGTGTCAACACGGTTAA
- a CDS encoding PrkA family serine protein kinase, which produces MSVFSRYQDRYQATQQEVMSLQDYLELCKKDPSVYATAAERLLLAIGEPQLVDTSKDLRLSRIFSNKVIKRYPAFNEFYGMEEAVESIVSYFRHAAQGLEERKQVLYLLGPVGGGKSSLAERLKLLIQNVPFYAIKGSPVFESPLGLFDPAEDADILEEDFGIPRRYLGRVMSPWAVKRLHEMGGDISKFEVVKLYPSTLDQIGVAKTEPGDENNQDISSLVGKVDIRKLEDYSQDDPDAYAYSGALCRSNQGLMEFVEMFKAPIKVLHPLLTATQEGNYNGTEGMGAIPFEGVILAHSNESEWQTFKNNKNNEAFLDRVYIVKVPYCLRVNEEVKIYEKLLEHSSLAHAPCAPDTLKMLAKFTVLSRLKEPENSSVYSKMRIYNGENLKDTDPKAKSLQEYRDAAGVDEGMNGISTRFAFKILSKVFNFDATEVAANPVHLMYILEQAIEQEQYPEETHNRYLNYLKEYLAQDYVEFIGKEIQTAYLESYSEYGQNIFDRYVTYADFWIQDQEYRDPETGEILDRVAINEELEKIEKSAGISNPKDFRNEIVNFVLRARANHNGNNPSWQSYEKMRSVIEKKMFSNTEDLLPVISFSAKSSNQDQKKHNDFVARMTERGYTEKQVRLLSEWYLRVRKSQ; this is translated from the coding sequence ATGAGTGTATTCAGCCGCTATCAAGATCGTTATCAGGCCACTCAGCAAGAAGTCATGAGCCTGCAAGACTACCTCGAGCTCTGCAAAAAAGACCCGAGTGTGTATGCCACAGCCGCCGAACGTTTGTTATTGGCCATCGGTGAGCCGCAACTGGTAGACACGTCCAAAGACCTGCGCCTCAGTCGCATATTCTCCAACAAGGTCATCAAGCGTTATCCGGCATTTAATGAGTTTTACGGCATGGAAGAAGCGGTAGAAAGTATCGTTTCCTACTTCCGTCATGCTGCTCAGGGGCTGGAAGAACGCAAGCAGGTGCTGTATCTGCTGGGGCCAGTTGGCGGCGGTAAATCGTCGCTGGCTGAACGCCTGAAACTGTTGATCCAGAATGTGCCGTTTTATGCCATCAAGGGTTCACCGGTCTTCGAATCGCCGCTGGGGCTGTTTGACCCGGCCGAAGATGCCGACATTCTGGAAGAAGATTTTGGCATTCCGCGCCGTTACCTCGGTCGGGTGATGTCGCCCTGGGCGGTCAAGCGCCTGCATGAAATGGGCGGCGATATCAGCAAATTCGAAGTGGTCAAGCTTTACCCTTCGACTCTCGACCAGATCGGGGTGGCCAAAACCGAGCCGGGCGACGAAAACAACCAGGATATTTCCTCACTGGTGGGCAAGGTGGATATTCGCAAACTGGAAGACTATTCCCAGGATGACCCGGATGCCTACGCCTATTCCGGTGCCTTGTGCCGCTCCAACCAGGGCCTGATGGAATTTGTCGAGATGTTCAAGGCACCGATCAAGGTGCTGCACCCCTTGCTAACCGCCACTCAGGAAGGTAACTACAATGGCACTGAAGGCATGGGTGCGATTCCGTTTGAAGGCGTTATTCTGGCTCACTCCAACGAATCGGAATGGCAAACCTTCAAGAACAACAAGAACAACGAAGCCTTCCTCGACCGTGTTTACATCGTCAAGGTGCCTTACTGCCTGCGCGTTAACGAAGAAGTGAAAATCTACGAAAAGCTGCTGGAACACAGCTCGCTGGCTCATGCTCCTTGCGCACCAGATACCCTGAAGATGCTGGCCAAGTTCACCGTTCTGTCCCGTCTGAAAGAACCAGAAAACTCCAGTGTCTACTCCAAGATGCGTATCTATAACGGTGAAAATCTCAAGGATACCGATCCCAAGGCCAAGTCACTGCAGGAATATCGCGACGCAGCCGGTGTTGATGAAGGCATGAACGGGATATCCACCCGTTTCGCCTTCAAGATCCTCTCCAAGGTCTTCAACTTTGACGCCACCGAAGTCGCCGCCAATCCGGTACATCTGATGTACATTCTCGAACAGGCGATCGAGCAGGAGCAATATCCAGAAGAAACCCACAACCGCTATCTCAATTACCTGAAAGAATATCTGGCCCAGGATTACGTTGAATTTATCGGCAAGGAAATCCAGACCGCTTATCTCGAATCCTATTCTGAATACGGCCAGAATATTTTTGACCGCTACGTTACCTATGCCGACTTCTGGATTCAGGATCAGGAATACCGCGACCCGGAAACCGGCGAAATACTGGATCGTGTAGCGATCAACGAAGAACTGGAAAAAATCGAGAAGTCCGCCGGTATCAGCAACCCGAAAGATTTCCGCAACGAGATCGTCAACTTCGTTTTACGCGCCAGAGCCAACCACAACGGCAACAATCCTTCCTGGCAGTCGTACGAGAAAATGCGCTCCGTTATCGAGAAAAAAATGTTCTCCAATACCGAAGACCTGCTGCCAGTTATTTCCTTCTCTGCCAAGTCTTCCAACCAGGATCAGAAGAAACATAACGATTTTGTTGCTCGCATGACTGAACGAGGCTATACCGAGAAACAGGTGCGCTTGCTATCCGAGTGGTACCTGCGCGTACGCAAGTCCCAGTAA